ATTCATCATTGGTGAAATTTTCATTTGGAAATTTCCAGCCATTCTAATTGCACCGGAAATGTACATTGCTTCTGCGGACGCACTTAATCCTTTTGAGGCAGCATCACCAACAACAATCCCCAATCTTTCTTCATCATCGCCGACTTTTATATAATCATAAAAATCTCCGCCAACAATTTCTGCCGGAATTGTAACGCCAAAAATATCATACCCATGAAATTTATATTCATGTTCTGGTAATATACTTCTTTGTAATTGTTTAGCTTTATCTATATCAGCTATTAAATTTTTTCGTGAAAAGGATAATCTTCTTTCTCTAATTTTTGATGTTAAAACCGTTGCAACAATATTTAGAATATAACGGAGTTCATCTTTAATTTCGTTGCTGTTTACGGCAAGTAAATATTCGTAATATGAATTATCACCAATTTTTTTCTTTGAACCAATTCCGGATGCAGAATATTTAAATATTCCCTTTTTAAGTAAAACTTCATTTGTTTCATTTGCTAAAATTGTTCTGTATTTTGAAACAATATTTAGTATAGGATTTTCTTCAAGAGTAAGTTTAAAATCTTTTTTTATTCTTTGCACTTTCCCCATTTGATGCATTAGGAAATAAGATTTTTCTTCTACATTTAAAATCCATATTCTACCGCCGGAAATATTAATATCTGAATTTTCAATTAATTGCTTTAACACTTCAAAAAGTAATTCGCTTTCAGAATCAAAGTGTTTTGAAGCGAGTGCATCAATAGTTTTATAAAGTCTTTTTTGTTCCATTCAGTAAAGTTAAGATTTTAATTGATAAAATATTTAATCACTTTTTCAATTGCTTTTTTACTAACCAAATTAAACTCATCAATATCAAATGCTTTCATAATACTGTTTGGTGTTGATCGATAAACTCCCCTTGC
The nucleotide sequence above comes from Ignavibacteriota bacterium. Encoded proteins:
- a CDS encoding serine/threonine-protein phosphatase, with amino-acid sequence MEQKRLYKTIDALASKHFDSESELLFEVLKQLIENSDINISGGRIWILNVEEKSYFLMHQMGKVQRIKKDFKLTLEENPILNIVSKYRTILANETNEVLLKKGIFKYSASGIGSKKKIGDNSYYEYLLAVNSNEIKDELRYILNIVATVLTSKIRERRLSFSRKNLIADIDKAKQLQRSILPEHEYKFHGYDIFGVTIPAEIVGGDFYDYIKVGDDEERLGIVVGDAASKGLSASAEAMYISGAIRMAGNFQMKISPMMNRMNKLVNKIFSDDKFASLFYGELSDDKKGLFLYANAGHNPPMFYHNKTNKILMLEPTGPLLGPAPNSKYETDSINFSSGDVLVIYSDGITEAANNAYEFYEENRLANLIIVNKSKTPKQIAALIIEDVQKFSTADSKYQDDKTIVVIKRN